TGCGACAGGACCATGCATACAGATGGTTTTGCGGCGGCGTGTTTATATTCGGCGCTGCGAATTTGTTTGCCATACCCATATACTCGATCTACCAAGTGGATGTGCTGCATGTCGATACTCGCTGGGCGTCCGTATACACGGTAATAGGTCTGGTAGTGGCAACGGGAGCCTATTTCTATTGGGGACCGTATGTCGATAGAAAAAGACCTGCTGCGGTATCGAGCATCTGCACGTTTCTGTTTTGCATCATTCCGATCAACTATCTGTTTGCCACGCAGACCTGGATGCTGATACCCACATGCATAATCGGTGGGGTCGCAAATGCCGGGCTTGAGCTGGCGTATTTCAACAGCATTTTGCACTATGCTCCCGCCGACAAAGTGACGTTATATCAGGGTGTTTTCGCCAGTCTGATGGGAATCCGCGGCATCAGTGTGCCATTCATCAGTGCGGCGCTGGTGCAGGGTGACATAATTTCGATGCATACGGTGTTTATTGTTTCTATGTTGGTGATGGTCTTGGGTGCCTGTGCTCAGGTATACGGCATGCACAGGTATGAGAGACAAAGATGAAGAGCGCACGATAGACGATTCGATGCGCTCTTCAAGACGTCTTCAATGATCCGGACATAGAGCTATTTCTTTTTCTGTTGTTTTTGCTCTTGTGCCATCTTCTCTTTCATTCTTGTGCTGCGCATTTCTCCGCCACGGCGTCCGATTTCGGCGTAGAATTCTGACCCGCGTTCCTGTTTTACTGTTTCTCCACCCTTCTTGCCAATTTCTCGATAGAATTGCGGTCCATATTTCTTTTTGACTGCTTCACCGCCTTTACGTCCGGCCTGTTTGGCGAGTTCAGGGTTTGCGGCGAACCCGCCTGATTGATCGTGTTCATGTGAGCCGCGATGAGCCTCCGAAATTTTCTTTGCGCCGACAGATCCGCGTCGTGGTCCTGGTTTTTCTTCGGCCATGAGG
This genomic window from bacterium contains:
- a CDS encoding general stress protein B, whose protein sequence is MAEEKPGPRRGSVGAKKISEAHRGSHEHDQSGGFAANPELAKQAGRKGGEAVKKKYGPQFYREIGKKGGETVKQERGSEFYAEIGRRGGEMRSTRMKEKMAQEQKQQKKK